One window of the Cydia fagiglandana chromosome 22, ilCydFagi1.1, whole genome shotgun sequence genome contains the following:
- the LOC134675500 gene encoding uncharacterized protein LOC134675500 isoform X1, translating to MISDFNHLVKCFRTSTLDDKLQEFKTPYGTVKKRHWEAVLEEENYRQPNLKIAYKLTPAHLKPKGFQVMNVPLATEVFGHEISVAMAHYQPYCEELKDSTATQKFIDLVFNLIQAMSSRIPRDALYVNENCRRRKAIQEFLEFLADWEKLEKKIPVSRSTLTGLKVTLRATLEILDMLNVACDYKYLMTATLSQDPLEVINNY from the exons ATGATTTCAGATTTTAATCATTTAGTGAAATGTTTTCGAACATCTACTTTGGATGATAAGCTACAAGAGTTCAAG ACCCCTTACGGAACTGTGAAAAAAAGACATTGGGAAGCGGTATTAGAGGAAGAGAATTATCGTCAGCCTAACTTAAAAATCGCTTACAAGTTAACACCAGCGCATTTGAAACCGAAAGGTTTTCAAGTAATGAATGTTCCTCTTGCAActgaa GTGTTTGGTCACGAAATTTCGGTCGCCATGGCTCACTATCAACCCTATTGCGAGGAATTGAAGGATTCAACTGCAACACAAAAATTTATTGATCTTGTATTCAATTTGATACAAGCTATGTCTTCGCGTATACCAAGAGATGCTCTGTACGTGAATGAAAATTGCAGACGAAGAAAG GCAATCCAGGAATTTTTAGAATTCCTTGCAGACTGGGAAAagctcgaaaaaaaaatacctgtgtcaaggagcacgttaactggattaaaagtaactttacgggcaacacttgaaattttggatatgCTGAATGTTGCATGTGATTACAAGTATTTGATGACAGCAACCCTATCTCAAGATCCGTTggaggtaattaataattactaa
- the LOC134675500 gene encoding uncharacterized protein LOC134675500 isoform X2: MLWCSSLCLFETPYGTVKKRHWEAVLEEENYRQPNLKIAYKLTPAHLKPKGFQVMNVPLATEVFGHEISVAMAHYQPYCEELKDSTATQKFIDLVFNLIQAMSSRIPRDALYVNENCRRRKAIQEFLEFLADWEKLEKKIPVSRSTLTGLKVTLRATLEILDMLNVACDYKYLMTATLSQDPLEVINNY; the protein is encoded by the exons ATGCTTTGGTGTTCAAGTTTGTGCCTTTTCGAG ACCCCTTACGGAACTGTGAAAAAAAGACATTGGGAAGCGGTATTAGAGGAAGAGAATTATCGTCAGCCTAACTTAAAAATCGCTTACAAGTTAACACCAGCGCATTTGAAACCGAAAGGTTTTCAAGTAATGAATGTTCCTCTTGCAActgaa GTGTTTGGTCACGAAATTTCGGTCGCCATGGCTCACTATCAACCCTATTGCGAGGAATTGAAGGATTCAACTGCAACACAAAAATTTATTGATCTTGTATTCAATTTGATACAAGCTATGTCTTCGCGTATACCAAGAGATGCTCTGTACGTGAATGAAAATTGCAGACGAAGAAAG GCAATCCAGGAATTTTTAGAATTCCTTGCAGACTGGGAAAagctcgaaaaaaaaatacctgtgtcaaggagcacgttaactggattaaaagtaactttacgggcaacacttgaaattttggatatgCTGAATGTTGCATGTGATTACAAGTATTTGATGACAGCAACCCTATCTCAAGATCCGTTggaggtaattaataattactaa